tgtgtgtgggcgtattgGTTTAGTCCGTCATTTAAAGGCAGATTGTGAATACAGTACCATGTGTTTTGTATACTCACAATGGTGGATGCCTTATACCTATCACTGTGTGTATAGGatatcactgtgtgtgtagttgTAGTGGAGCTCTATACCTTTATACAGGTGGGTGTAAGCCTATAGCCTATATTGGCCCCCACTCTATGACAACATGTATCTATCATCAGCTATCAAAGCTGTAGATTTGTGTCAGATTACTTCCTAATTAGAGAGTGTCCATTTTAGGATGATATCTGCATTGTTTCTTAGAGCTCGTGAGAACCCACTCATTTCCAGCTGTCTTTGATGTCAACCTTttacacccgcccacacacacacacacacaccacccacacacatacacacacacacacagtttgatAGCTTCTATGATTGTTGTGGATGCCTCTAAGAGAGCCTCACTGGAGGAAGTATCACGCCATGAATGGCTGCAACAGTGTCTTCCTGAGTGTCTTCCTGAGCACACCCCGGAACAGGACTTGCCAGACATTGCAATCCCAGAGTTGCCAGAATCAGACGTGGAACTAATACTGCTCAGAATGGAAGAGGGAGGTTACGGCACACCCCCGGATGTACTCAGGTGCTTATAGCAACAGCTCTAATTAGCCGTAGTataatagtaattatgtacatgctgTTATTATGGGCTGCCTTTACAGTAGTGTCCAGAATAGTTGTAATAGATCGTGTGCTATAGACATGTTAGAGAAAtgtctgccccccccccccctccccctcccgtAGCTACTACAGTTCTGGGAAGTGgttgtcgtgtgtgtgtgtgagagtgtgtgaaTGTATTGCTGGAATTGGATGCTAATTCTattcaggagtgcatgaataactGTACATATGTGTGTAAATGTATGCATGAGTGAAGCTGTATCATGTAATAATAGGCGGCTGTAATTACATCTGTTCTGGTAACCAAGTGATTGAGTGTCCGTTTTCTCACAGACTCATCAAAGAGAAGCCATATGGTAGCACCTCCGCCACTTTCTATCTGCTAGCTGAGGCGGAACGTCACCGGAGGATGCACTACCCCACCACGCCCACACGCTCACGCAAGGTCTCCATGCCTGTTGGACCACGACCTCTACTCTTTCAAAATACCACTACCAAGTGAGTCATAGCACATTTtgtatcagtataattatccctcccctccctccccccctcccccccctccgttAGTCTGATGCTGTGTAGATATACATTGTTCCTGTGTGAGACTTTGACCTCCTTGTACATAATAAATATTGTCAAGCTGTACTGCCAAATGATTATTGTTAGCGACTTTGAAATTCAtgacttgtatataattataagactaaTCATACTGTAACaatgtacacacgtacacaataCGTAATCATGCTACCCCCCTacccccctaccccccacagctccctCCCCTTCACTTCCCTCCCCTCCCCACAACGTCACGGCTCAGCAGAGTCTGGGATACTGCAACCACGACGTCAACCATCAGAGGAAATACGACGCTTCAGTGATGATGTCAACACTACTTCCCTCGTGGGTACGCCCAATAAATCGTTGTCCCGGACACCACTCACCCCTCGGGTAGTAAACTCTCCTCTCAGTAACACATTTAGTGCTTCACAGTCCGGAGTCTATCATAGCCCCACCCCCGCATTCCCGATCAAAGTACAGCCAATATCCGAAGACGATCTAGAGGATCAACAAGTGCCCACCTCCTCCAACTTGTTAACAGACACACCCACTATACTCATGGAGAATATGGATCACAACAGTCATCTCTACTGCAATCGACAGTTGTCTACATTCGAGGAGGAAAGTGAAACTGAAAGCATCTCCGACAACAGGTGTGGACGTACGACCTCTGAAAGCCCCGCCCACAGCAGCCCGGGTCACCCACGGATACGCTCCCGACAGCTATCAACTTCACGATCTTCCCCACACCTCCTCTGCTCTATCAGCAAGTCCGATATTAGTGATGACGAACCAGAAGACGAAGATGACATCGTTGAACTGATGACCACCTCCGGACGATTTCCCAGCAGGAGTGGGACTTTCCCTCGCGTCTCCCCAAGCCACTCCCCCCTCTTAACGAGCAGGAGGTCCCCCACACACTATCTAACGGGCAGCTCTGATGACGAGGTGGCCAATGTGTTTGATCATTCACGCAGACATCGAAGCAAGAGATTGTCATATCGAAAGCCAAATCGAAAGAAGCTCGTAAAAGTGGACAGTGTTAGTTCCGACGATGGAGCCGGTAGCGATAATAATGTCAAAGCGCGAATGTCAAGGAAACAAAGACTACTAGTTATTCGTCATCACAAATCCCTACCATCGACTTCCAACGATGGCCACACTTCCGAGAGTTTAAACGACCTTTTGGAGAATTTTAGACGCCAGAGAAGTGGCTCTGTCCGTAGCAACAGTTCCCTTAGCGACGGTATCCCAGCTTCGGGAGATCGAGATATGAATGAACTGGCCAATTCTCTCGTATCCGAATTTAAACTGAGTGACGACGATTTCACGGGCGCGAGTGTCGAGGTTGCCATGGAGACTGAGAGAGGATTGACCAATGGGAGTGATCAGAACAATATGAGTAGAGACAGTAGTCCCAGTAGTGGCGGTGGTGGCGGCAAGAGAACTGGAGGCGCCACAACCACCCTCAGATCTGTGTTATGCTCTATTCTGTgatccataataattattattattatttatgagAATTTTGTGTATTATTTAGTTTTTGTACACTAGCAAGCTCCCAGTGTGTGCGCTTCAGTATCATATTATTTCATCACTTTTTTTTATGATTGTGTCGTTAAAATTCTTGAGAAAATTCTTGCTGCACAGAAGTATTATAGTATACTATGGCCTGTAATTATACTAGTGTTAAATTAGCATTACGTTACAATAGAGGAGAAACGGCTTGGGGAATGTtcaacctatataattataacgttaCAATAGAAAAAAGTCGGGCCGGGATCAACAATTATTTTACTGGcttcatcataataataatataaaaatcAACAGAGAAGCATCGATGAAATACGAGACAGTCAGATCTAGATGAGTAATTATGCAGCATAAACATTAAATCTATAGTAGCTATTaatctagtataattatacagtgattcaaacacacacaagcataACGTTAGTtcatacaagtacatgcaagCAGTTTATGTTACAAGATGTTACAAGAGGCAGGTTCAATTCTTGTCTGCATTATAGACACCCTCCTCCACAGAACTTGCAAaactgccactattaaaacttcCTGACACCCACGACTCCTGTCGCTCTTCATCAAGCTCCGCCCCCCTCTCGTCAACGAGCTCCACCTCAGGAGGTGCTCTAGGCCGCAACACGTCTGCAAGAACCAGAGTAGGTGGGGACTGGATCTTGGATGTATTCTTGGATCGTCTAGCACCACAGAGGCAGCAGCAAGCTAGCAGAGCTATTACTAGAGAGAGCACTGCTCCcgcaactgtgtgtgtgtgtgtgtgtgtgtgtatacattcaCCGTCAGGCCTGTGCATGTGCGAGCTCAAACTAAATGTGTATAAACAGGTAaggaaaacataattatagccccacgctttttttcagaaaatggactatttgggcacgaaataaattattgatctaagcacaccataattattgtcaacctatcaaagtgctactaaacaaaataattttttcggaaatcggacactcgcaacacaagttatggcctctcgaaCATAGCTATGAAAACAAgcctgatttggaaaaagcgcccacttatagcccacgctttttttcagaaaatggactatttgggcacgaaataaattattgatctaaccacaccatattgtcaacctatcaaagtgctactaaacaaaataattttttcggAAATAGGAcactcgcaacacaagttatggcctctcgaacatagctacgaaaacaggcctgatttggaaaaagcgcccacttatagcccacactttttttcagaaaatggactatttgggcacgaaataaattattgatctaaccacaccatattgtcaacctatcaaagtgctactaaacaaaataattttttcggaaatcggacactcgcaacacaagttatggtcTCTCGAACATAGCTACGAAAACAAgcctgatttggaaaaagcgcccacttatagcccacgctttttttcagaaaatggactatttgggcacgaaataaattattgatctaagcacatACGCAACTTTCCATTTCCATTTTTGCTTACTCAAAATGCCAGCTAGAACCCGGACAACTGTAGGCAGTATGTAGGCTGCACTCAATCCATTGTCGAGAAGGAAGTCCACAAACTGCTGAGTGAGCACTGTTCTCTGGAGGGCATTAAGAGTTTGTAATTAATGCTTACCACTGATTTACCCACttatactgcatgcagtcaAGTGCACGTACAACTACTGTGTAACAGTGGAACTGAACCcctcatataataattataaagaccagggcccaaaattaatgtgtaacaagcaacctctcaacaaagcaacccctcaacaaaggccgcTTCTGTTACAATGGCCATAACTTTTTTCAGCAAAGGTGTCCATTACAAAGAGGTTTAACTGTACCGTGCAATGTCTGGGTGGCAGTGCTTGTAATGCaactataataaattatatagtcaAGATTACGCATGATACCTGGCTAATGTACAGCACTGGGAGGTAGAGAGTTCCATCGATATTCTCTAGTTGCCTGCAAAAGTAATCATGTAGTTAGTTACAGAGAGGCTTTGCacattgactataataattatgcttgtttCTTAGATTAcaccaacacatgcacacaactcTGTGTACTCTACCAACTAGTACAACTCACTCAAAGTTATCATGTAGTTAGCAATAATATACAGAGTCGAGGCTTGTTTCTTACTTCACAACTCTATGTACTCTACCAACTAGTATACTTACTCAAAGTTATCAGTCTGGTTGACTTGTACGTTAATCTGCAGCTGCACGTTGAGCATGACATTGGCCCCCGTGAGTGGTTCCACATCAATGAATGAGTCGTGTTCTTCTCTGTTTGGCTGGAGTCCGTCCACCTTCTCCCTAAGCATAGGATCTCCGTCCAGGAAGTGAGGTTTGCTGCCAAAAATTGGAACTACAGGTTCCTGAGTTGGTCCGAGGAAGAACATACCGTCAGGACACCAGGACCCCCAGCGAGCATTTGCAGGGTTCGTGAACGCACTCTCAAACGTTGAGTTTATTATTCGATATCGGTACGCTTCAATTCCATCGTCATCAACAGTCTCAGTGTAGACCAACTGAACCGAACGTACAGCATCGTCCAAAAATATCTCCAAATCATCTCCTGGCTCCAGAAACGGTCCAAACACCAGCCCTTCAGTTCCGTTGATATCGTTGGCCCCCATTTCGTTTGGCCATACATCCAGCCTGCCATTGTTACCTTGCCATTGAACGTACTGACCTATAGCCTCAAGATCACCAACTCCCGTTTGCACGACACTAGGAAGAGAGTTGCCTGCCGTATTATTGCCGTTGATGGAGACAAAAGGAGTGGGTATGTTTTGACCGGCTATACTCAGGGCAAAGTTTGAGCTAAGTTCTTGTAAGAGTTCGTCAGTGTATTCGAATGCCAATTGAGTAGGAGGTAGGCAGGTGAACAAACGAGCGTTGGTGTCGTCAAATATGTTATTGATAATTCTCGGGCCAATGGCGCTGATCAAAGCTCCTTGATCTTCTTGTTCCAACTGTGCTACTGCAGCCTGCACACGATTATAAGCACGTCATAAGAGACGATTGGGAGGAGGAGGATACACGCATATCCatttttgtttgtgttgtACAGGGTAGTAATGTATTCAGAGTATTAGCTATACAAGTGTTTGAGTTTGGGACTGAAAATTTGGAATAGGATCGTACACTAAGCAAAGATAAATCTGGTCTTAAATTTAAACCGTTTGTGTTTATACCTTCACTAAACAAGCACTCACCACTAACGGTATGTTGACGGTGCAGATGGTATCTCTCTCCGACAGTCCCTCGCCAGTTGTCTCTTGATTGAAGTGGAACAGCCGTGTCTGGTTGTATGTAAGCAGCGAGCCATCTTGGGAAATACTGAGCAGTGTCTTCTCTCTTGTTTCCCTATACAGTAGATGATCATTATCATAACGTGCAGCTATAATGTATACTGCTGGTAAAGAGTGTGCCAACTTCAGAAAGTGATACTAAACAGGGCTCTAGGTATTAAACAGAGGACTTCCTGACACTGAATGGCTGGCCAAATTATAAGGAAGACTCCTCAATCTTGGCTTAGTGACTAGACAAACCATCCTGTCTATGTTCAGATCATATATTAATAGTTATACTTATTATCTAAACGTATACAGGACAGTGATTCCCTTTTGCCCTATTATCCATTATGTAATCTGGGATCAGAAAAAGGATACAGTCCAGCCTGTATCAGTCTGTGATATTCCCCTCACCTGTAACTGTACGGACCAATCTCCACCAGCTGAGGCTTTGCTCCTTGTTCAAACTCAACAGGGTTGCTCAGATTGAAGAAGAAGATGTCCTTGAAGACAGGAACGCTGGGGCTCAGCAACTGTTGAAATGTTGCACTCCCTTCTTGAATAACTACTCTCTAGATAAGGGTAAATTAAGGGATGACAACATGCATACAGAGTTGCCAACCACATTTTCATGTGACTCTGTCTTCCTAAGGCAATAAAGTGTACATACATTGAATGGTTAATGCTTACAAATAATAGTCTGATTCTAATCGCGTCACATTGTTGACGATTTCCAGTTTGTAAggagagctataattataatactttaACGAATGCGTACACGTACTATCTATCGGGTTTAGAATACAAGGCTAAACGATtgcgaatgacactgtacaagcctgaCTCTATTTCTAACTATTGCAAATTGCATGCAAAGCATGGGAAATTGCATGCTCATGATCACTGTTCGTGTTTCTTTCAATTGGAATGATGCGAAAATTCACAATTTGCAATCGAAAGAACATGGCATTCAAAACCCAATATACAGTACCCAACCTTGTATTTAAATTCACAAATAGATTAGTACCTGCATGAATTATTATCAGTTACCTCTTCCACTTGCTGCCTGAGAACCATAGGAAAGAGGAGGAGCAGAGACACTGAGACTCCCACCAGCAGCACTGCTATAAGAGGGCAGCTGCCAATCATGCAGCCAAGGCAACATGTACATCTCTTGGATTTGAGACTGGAGGACCTCATATTTTGAGCGAGTAACTAGTTCTTCTTCTGCAGTTGTGCTGTGCATGGGGCTCCTTATGAACTCTTTGTACTGCAATTGATGggttagtgcgcatgcgcataacaGGGTGTCACTATTTGTAGCACTTTCCATTATCCGCGAGTACAAATTTGTTACGATTTTACTATGACTAATGAGTCTGGGGACCAAACCTATTttcgggggcaaaatcaaggAGAGTCAAGAATAATTTTCTCACTACTCAGAATCACTAATAACAGTTCCTAATGTGAACTCTTGTTAACATCATAATGCATTAATTAATGAGTTTAACAGTTTTGTTGAAGCTCTCACACTTACGCCTCTCTTTGATAAAATcaaggagataattatgtctcaGCCCTATAGTTAATACCTAATTAACATGCATAATGCATTAATTATGAGTTTAACAAGCTCGAACAGTCTCCACACTTTCAGCATGCAATTATGCCTCACTGCCCTGTTGCCGATTGTAGCGACTGGAAAAGTACATAAGTACAGGTATCACCGGCCTATAATTGTAGATAATCACGATCCACTCACAAAATCATGCGCAAACTTACAAACCTTGATGCCATTACGGTATACCAGCATGCGCAACGTCAAAATGGCAATGGTCATAATCATAAAAACAAAATGATGATAAATAATACATGCTagtcctgtacatgtatatattagcTGAGACATGCACTagatactatactatactatactataattatagctgttcaTATCTCTGTAACAGCTCCCAACTGAGACTCTGCATACTTGTTGTCAGCCGTGGCTTCCAGTTCTTTGGACAGAGGATTAGTCCCGGTAACATACTCAGCTTCAACAGGTTTCTGAGACATAGCACTGTTCCTGGCCACCATGACAATTAACACAACAATGAGGGCAATGAGCAGTAGAGCCAAAGAGAAGGCTACTACTCCTCCCACTGCAGCACCGATAATGACCGCTTGTATTGCGGCATTGTCCACCGGTTTGGAGGTGGATGGGAACGAGGGAAGGGAAACAGTAGGAACAAAGGGAACAGTAAAATCGAAACCGATGGTTGAGGCAGGCGatgaagggggtgtggttgaGGCAGGCGgtgaagggggtgtggttgtaAGGGGTGTGGTTGAGGCAGGCGatgaagggggtgtggttgaGGCAGGCGgtgaagggggtgtggttgtaAGGGGTGTGGTTGAGGCAGGCGgtgaagggggtgtggttgtaAGGGGTGTGGTTGAGGCAGGCGatgaagggggtgtggttgtaAGGGGTGTGGTTGAGGGGGTAGTACTTGGGGTAGTACTTGGGTTCGTAGGCTCTGTAGCTAGAGGAAAATGATAATAGAGAACACTCATTGGCAGGAATGCATGTACAGGCCTCAGGATAGATTCATGCAATGAAATGATGTAATGAGAGCACTTACTAATTGGGGCGTCCATGACTTGTATTCTCCAGCCGAGGTTCTTGTGAGTGGCACACTATAGCAACAAAGCATATAATTAGTATGACATCTtcatagataattattattattttagcaTAGCAAATAGTAATTAGAGTAAGTAACCCATCTTCGCCAGGCACCTATAATTGGCGGCTATTGCACGAAGC
This region of Halichondria panicea chromosome 12, odHalPani1.1, whole genome shotgun sequence genomic DNA includes:
- the LOC135344909 gene encoding SNF-related serine/threonine-protein kinase-like, encoding MSRKIAGLYDMEDTLGSGHFAVVKSARHVFTGLRVAIKVIDKHKLDEVSRTHLYQEVRCMKLVTHPSIIRLYEVIDTQSKLYLIQELGDGGDLYDFVMKHPNGIEEDCARNIFRQTVSAIQYCHKLHVVHRDLKPENLVFCTVQGGMNGPQVKLTDFGLSRTFLPGEMIESSCGSLEYSAPEILLGDSYDPPKIDVWSLGVILFMLITGRSPFAYGGAGETLTRIMDGKYLLPGHVSEMCRNLIASMIVVDASKRASLEEVSRHEWLQQCLPECLPEHTPEQDLPDIAIPELPESDVELILLRMEEGGYGTPPDVLRLIKEKPYGSTSATFYLLAEAERHRRMHYPTTPTRSRKVSMPVGPRPLLFQNTTTNSLPFTSLPSPQRHGSAESGILQPRRQPSEEIRRFSDDVNTTSLVGTPNKSLSRTPLTPRVVNSPLSNTFSASQSGVYHSPTPAFPIKVQPISEDDLEDQQVPTSSNLLTDTPTILMENMDHNSHLYCNRQLSTFEEESETESISDNRCGRTTSESPAHSSPGHPRIRSRQLSTSRSSPHLLCSISKSDISDDEPEDEDDIVELMTTSGRFPSRSGTFPRVSPSHSPLLTSRRSPTHYLTGSSDDEVANVFDHSRRHRSKRLSYRKPNRKKLVKVDSVSSDDGAGSDNNVKARMSRKQRLLVIRHHKSLPSTSNDGHTSESLNDLLENFRRQRSGSVRSNSSLSDGIPASGDRDMNELANSLVSEFKLSDDDFTGASVEVAMETERGLTNGSDQNNMSRDSSPSSGGGGGKRTGGATTTLRSVLCSIL
- the LOC135344914 gene encoding lysosome membrane protein 2-like gives rise to the protein MRSSSLKSKRCTCCLGCMIGSCPLIAVLLVGVSVSLLLLFPMVLRQQVEERVVIQEGSATFQQLLSPSVPVFKDIFFFNLSNPVEFEQGAKPQLVEIGPYSYRETREKTLLSISQDGSLLTYNQTRLFHFNQETTGEGLSERDTICTVNIPLVAAVAQLEQEDQGALISAIGPRIINNIFDDTNARLFTCLPPTQLAFEYTDELLQELSSNFALSIAGQNIPTPFVSINGNNTAGNSLPSVVQTGVGDLEAIGQYVQWQGNNGRLDVWPNEMGANDINGTEGLVFGPFLEPGDDLEIFLDDAVRSVQLVYTETVDDDGIEAYRYRIINSTFESAFTNPANARWGSWCPDGMFFLGPTQEPVVPIFGSKPHFLDGDPMLREKVDGLQPNREEHDSFIDVEPLTGANVMLNVQLQINVQVNQTDNFEQLENIDGTLYLPVLYISQRTVLTQQFVDFLLDNGLSAAYILPTVVRVLAGILIAGAVLSLVIALLACCCLCGARRSKNTSKIQSPPTLVLADVLRPRAPPEVELVDERGAELDEERQESWVSGSFNSGSFASSVEEGVYNADKN